In Felis catus isolate Fca126 chromosome A2, F.catus_Fca126_mat1.0, whole genome shotgun sequence, the following proteins share a genomic window:
- the LMOD2 gene encoding LOW QUALITY PROTEIN: leiomodin-2 (The sequence of the model RefSeq protein was modified relative to this genomic sequence to represent the inferred CDS: deleted 2 bases in 1 codon), producing the protein MSTFGYRRGLSKYESIDEDELLASLSAEELKELERELEDIEPDRSLPVGLRQKSLTEKTPTGTFSREALMAYWEKESQKLLEKERLGECGKVAEEDKEESEEELVFTGSNSEISEEVYTEEEEEEEEEEEEEEEEEEGTAEKEKGINGTVNYDSTDSDNSKPKTFKSQIENINLTNGHSGRNTESPAAIHPCGNPTVIEDALEKIRNDDPDTTEVNLNNIENITSQTLARFAEALKGNTVVKTFSLANTRADDSAAMAIAEMLKVNRYITNVNVESNFITGKGILAIMRALQHNTVLTELRFHNQRHIMGSQVEMEIVKLLRENTTLLRLGYHFELPGPRMSMTSLLTRNMDKQRQKRMQEQKQQEGCDGGANLRTKVWQRGTPGSSPHASPRHSPWSSPKLPKKVQTVRRSRPPSPVVPPPPPPPPPPPPPPQKLPPPPPPPPPPLPEKKLITRNIAEVIKQQESAQRALQNGRKKKKGKKVKKQPNNILKEIKNSLRSVQEKKMEDTSRPSTPLRSAHENLMEAIRGSSIKQLRRVEVPEALR; encoded by the exons ATGTCTACCTTTGGCTACAGGAGAGGACTTAGCAAATATGAATCCATCGATGAGGATGAACTTCTCGCTTCCCTGTCAGCTGAGGAGCTGAAGGAGCTAGAGAGGGAGTTGGAAGACATTGAACCTGATCGCAGCCTTCCCGTGGGGCTAAGGCAAAAGAGTCTGACCGAGAAAACCCCCACGGGGACATTCAGCAGAGAGGCACTGATGGCCTATTGGGAAAAGGAGTCCCAAAAACTCTTGGagaaggagaggctgggggagtGTGGAAAG GTTGCAGAAGAAGACAaggaagagagtgaggaagagctTGTTTTCACTGGAAGTAACAGTGAGATTTCTGAGGAGGTGTatacagaagaggaggaggaggaggaggaagaggaggaggaggaagaggaggaagaggaaggaacagcTGAGAAGGAGAAAGGTATTAATGGAACTGTAAATTATGATAGCACCGATTCTGATAACTCTAAGCCAAAGACATTTAAAAGTCAAATCGAAAACATAAATTTGACCAATGGCCACAGTGGAAGGAACACAGAGTCGCCAGCTGCCATTCACCCTTGCGGAAATCCTACCGTGATTGAGGATGCCTTGGAAAAGATAAGGAACGACGACCCTGACACCACAGAGGTCAACTTGAACAACATCGAGAACATCACGTCGCAGACCCTCGCCCGCTTCGCGGAGGCACTCAAGGGCAACACGGTGGTGAAGACCTTCAGTCTGGCCAACACCCGCGCGGACGACAGCGCGGCCATGGCCATTGCGGAAATGCTCAAAGTCAACCGGTACATCACCAACGTCAACGTGGAGTCCAACTTTATCACGGGCAAGGGGATCCTGGCCATCATGCGGGCTCTGCAGCACAACACGGTGCTCACGGAGCTCCGCTTCCACAACCAGAGGCACATCATGGGCAGCCAGGTGGAGATGGAGATCGTCAAGCTGCTCAGGGAGAACACCACGCTGCTGAGACTGGGTTACCATTTTGAGCTCCCAGGACCAAGAATGAGCATGACGAGCCTCTTAACGAGAAATATGGATAAACAGAGGCAGAAGCGGATGCAGGAACAAAAACAGCAAGAGGGCTGTGATGGAGGAGCCAATCTTAGGACCAAAGTCTGGCAGAGAGGAACACCTGGCTCTTCCCCTCATGCATCTCCCAGGCACTCTCCCTGGTCATCCCCCAAACTCCCCAAGAAAGTCCAAACTGTGAGGAGGAGCCGCCCTCCATCTCCTGTggtcccaccccctcctcctcccccacccccacctcctcctcctccccaaaagctgccacctcctccccca cccccccctcctccgcTCCCAGAGAAAAAACTCATCACTCGAAACATTGCAGAAGTCATCAAACAACAGGAGAGTGCCCAGCGGGCATTACAAAATGGacggaagaagaaaaaagggaaaaaggttAAGAAACAGCCAAACAATAtcctaaaggaaattaaaaattcccTGAGGTCAgtgcaagagaagaaaatggaagacacTTCCCGACCTTCTACCCCACTGAGATCAGCTCATGAGAATCTCATGGAAGCTATTCGGGGAAGCAGCATAAAACAGCTAAGGCGG GTGGAAGTTCCAGAAGCTCTGCGATAA